Genomic segment of Dongia rigui:
ATGTGCCACAGGTTGCTGAAACCGGGCACGTTCAAGAAGTCGTCATCCCCTCATGCGACCAGAGTGATCGCATGCCGGATGCGGGGGTCGGGGAAATATCCGATCGCTTGGTCAATCGGCCTGCTGAACGCAGCAAGACATCCAGATCCATCATCGCGCGGTAAAAAAAGGCGCCACGGTCGAACTCGGCCTGTCGTCAGCGCAAAGTCGATAGGGGAGAGTCGGCGATGAATATCCATGAATACCAGGCCAAGCAATTGCTGCGGCGTTTCGGCGTGCCTGTGCCACGCGGCGACGTCGCGCACAATCTCATTGAAGCGGAATCGATCGCCGAAGAACTGGACGGCCCGACATGGGTCGTCAAGGCGCAGATCCATGCCGGTGGGCGTGGCAAGGCCGGCGGCGTCAAGGTCTGCCGCTCGATCAAGGAAGTGGTGGCGACCGCTGACCAGATGCTGGGCATGCAATTGGTGACGCATCAGACAGGTCCCGAAGGACGGCTGGTGCGAAAGGTCTATATCGAGCAGGCGAGCGATATCTCGCGCGAGCTTTATGTCGCCCAGTTGATCAATCGCAAGACCGGTGGCGTCAGCCTCATTGCCTCGACCGAAGGCGGCATGGATATCGAGGAGGTTGCGGAGAAGCATCCGGAAAAGATCATTCGCCTCGACATGCAGCCGGCAACACCGATGCGTGCCTTCCAGGCGCGGCAGGTGGCGTTTGAACTCGGCCTGAAGGAGCGCGAAGTGCACAAGTTCGTGCGTCTCGTCATGGCTGTGAACAAGGCCTTCCGTAGCCTGGATGCGGTGATGATCGAGATCAACCCGCTGGTGGTGACGGGCGTCGGTCGATTGGTCGCCCTCGATTGCAAGATGATCTTCGACGACAACGCGCTGTTCCGGCGCAACGACATTCAGGATCTGCGCGACGACAACGAAGTCGATCCGCTGGAACTTGAAGCCGCGCGGCATGATCTCAACTATGTAAAGCTCGACGGTGATATCGGCTGCATGGTGAACGGCGCCGGCCTCGCGATGGCGACGATGGACATCATCCAGCATTTCGGTGGCCAGCCGGCGAACTTCATGGATATCGCCGGCGCCGCCACCAAAGACCGCGTGGCGCGCGCCTTCAAGCTGATCTTCAACGATCCCGGCGTGAAGGGCATTCTGGTCAATGTCTTTGGCGGCATGATGCGCTGCAACTCCATCGCCGAAGGCATTGTCGGTGCGGCGCAGGAGGTTGGCCTTGACCGGCCGCTGGTCGTACGCCTCGAAGGCACCAATGTCGAATTGGGGCGCGAGATCCTCGAGAAATCCGGCCTTCCCATCATCACGGCGACGACGCTCTCGGATGCGGCACAGAAAATCGTCGAGGCGACCCGCGGCAATGTTGCGCTTATGAAGAGGGCTTGAACCATGGCTATTCTCATCGACCGGAACACCAAGGTCATCTGCCAGGGCTTCACTGGCACGCAAGGCACCTTCCACTCGGAACAGGCCATTGCCTATGGCACGCAGATGGTGGGCGGTGTCACGCCGGGAAAAGGTGGCAGTCGGCATCTGGGCCTGCCCGTCTTCAACACCGTGCACGAGGCGCGTGCCAGGACCGGTGCCAATGCCAGCATCATCTATGTGCCGCCGATCTACGCCATGGATTCGATCATGGAGGCAATCGATGCCGGGATCGAAACCATCGTCGCCATCACCGACGGGATCCCCGTTCATGACATGGCGCGCGTGCGCAAGGAACTGAAGGGGACGAATTCGCGTGTAATCGGCCCCAACTGCCCAGGCGTGATCACGCCGGATCAATGCAAGATGGGCATCATGCCGGGCTATGTTCACAAACCCGGGAAGGTTGGCATCGTCTCGCGCTCTGGCACCCTGTCTTACGAAGCGGCGACCCAGACCACTTCCGTCGGCCTCGGCCAGACGACTGTCGTCGGCATCGGCGGCGATCCGGTCAATGGGTCGAGTTTCGTCGACATCCTGGAACTGTTTCTCGGCGACGACCAGACCGAGGCCATCATCATGATCGGCGAAATCGGTGGAACGCCGGAGATCGACGCGGCCGAGTTTCTGAAACAGGAAAAGCGCAAGAAGCCGGTCATCGGTTTCATTGCCGGGAAAGCCGCTCCTCCCGGGCGGCGGATGGGGCATGCCGGGGCAATTGTCTCAGGTGGTGGCGAAAGTGCCGCTGAGAAGATCGAAGCCCTGCGCGCGGCCGGTATCCATATGACGCCCAGCCCGGCGGAGCTGGGAGAGACGGCTTTGGCAGCCTTGCGCGGCTGACGCCTCGTTTTTTTGCGCTGCACAAAAGTTCTTTTGCAGTTGCGCCGAGCGCGGTACTGTTGCCCGTTCGGCGCAGCATTTTTATGACCTGGAGGGGTGGATGAGCACGGCGAAGCGGGCAACGTCGCGGGGTGGTGATGTGGCGGCTTTGCGCGTCAAACCGGCGATCCACAAGCCGGCCAGGGGATCCGGGCTGGAGCCTGGCCTGAAAGCCCTGGAACGGATGTTTCCGGCCGAAAAGGGCTTCGATGCCGCCAAGGCCGAGCGTGACCTGCGGGCCGTGTTCGGGGACCTCGCCGGCCTGCGCGAACGCAACCCGTTCGGCAATTCGGTCAAGCTCCTGGCGCTTGAAGTTGGCAAGCGGCTCGACCAGGGCAAGCTGTCGCTGGGTGGCATCGAGACATTGATCCAGGAACTGACAGCCGGCGCCTTCGAGCATCGCGCCGATCGCCTGCAGAGCTATCTCGGCGAAAGCGACCCCAAGCGCAACGAGCAGAAGTTGCGCGATGTCTTCCAGGCCCTAGCCGCTGGATCGCGGCGCCCGGCGGGTAAGGGGAAGGGGGCGCGCATTCCGTTCCAAGCCTTCAAGGCCGCCGTCGAACGCGAGCTGTTTGGCATCGTGATCACCGGCCATCCGACCTTCAGCCAATCCCACGAGATGGTCCGGCTCCTGGCGGAACTGGGCATCAATCGCGGCGCGGGTAGCCAAAAGCTGCCGGCCGTGCGTCGCCGGAAAATTCTGGCCGATGCCCGCGCCGTCGAGCACCGGCCGCCGGAAAAGCTCGATCTTGCTTACGAATACGAGATGTCGGTCGCGGCCATCGCCAACATCCACGTCGCCTTGCGCCGCGCCTATGAAATTGCCCTGGATGTGGCGGCCGAGCATTATCCGGCGGAATGGGAGCAACTGTCGCCGCGCCTGATGACGGTCGCAAGCTGGGTTGGCTATGACCTCGATGGGCGCTCTGACATCAAATGGAGCGACACGCTCTTCACCCGCCTCAAGATCCAGGTCCTCCAGCTTCAGCGCTATGTGAAGGTCGTCGAGGAATTGCGGGCGGGTGTCGATCAAAAGCGTGCGAATGTCGACCTTGTCCATCTGCTGGAGCTGTTGGAAAGCCGCCTGGCTTTGGCAATCAAGGAGGCGGAAGACGAAATCGCGGTCTTCCAGGGCGGCAAGAAGGAAGGCGAGGCGCCCCTGGCCTGGGCCGAGGAGGTGCGCCGCATTGCCAAGCGCATGCATGACGGGCGCGATCTGCGTTTGATCGATTCGGCGCAACTGCTCGAACTCATCAACCGCGCCATCGCGCTCTCCAAGACGCCTGACCAGCGCCGGAAGTTGATCGTCCTGCGGGCGGAACTTGCCAACCATGGGCTGGGGCTGGCGCACACGCATGTTCGACTGAACGCGGTGCAGATTCACAACGCCATC
This window contains:
- the sucD gene encoding succinate--CoA ligase subunit alpha, translated to MAILIDRNTKVICQGFTGTQGTFHSEQAIAYGTQMVGGVTPGKGGSRHLGLPVFNTVHEARARTGANASIIYVPPIYAMDSIMEAIDAGIETIVAITDGIPVHDMARVRKELKGTNSRVIGPNCPGVITPDQCKMGIMPGYVHKPGKVGIVSRSGTLSYEAATQTTSVGLGQTTVVGIGGDPVNGSSFVDILELFLGDDQTEAIIMIGEIGGTPEIDAAEFLKQEKRKKPVIGFIAGKAAPPGRRMGHAGAIVSGGGESAAEKIEALRAAGIHMTPSPAELGETALAALRG
- the sucC gene encoding ADP-forming succinate--CoA ligase subunit beta, which codes for MNIHEYQAKQLLRRFGVPVPRGDVAHNLIEAESIAEELDGPTWVVKAQIHAGGRGKAGGVKVCRSIKEVVATADQMLGMQLVTHQTGPEGRLVRKVYIEQASDISRELYVAQLINRKTGGVSLIASTEGGMDIEEVAEKHPEKIIRLDMQPATPMRAFQARQVAFELGLKEREVHKFVRLVMAVNKAFRSLDAVMIEINPLVVTGVGRLVALDCKMIFDDNALFRRNDIQDLRDDNEVDPLELEAARHDLNYVKLDGDIGCMVNGAGLAMATMDIIQHFGGQPANFMDIAGAATKDRVARAFKLIFNDPGVKGILVNVFGGMMRCNSIAEGIVGAAQEVGLDRPLVVRLEGTNVELGREILEKSGLPIITATTLSDAAQKIVEATRGNVALMKRA